From the Lathyrus oleraceus cultivar Zhongwan6 chromosome 4, CAAS_Psat_ZW6_1.0, whole genome shotgun sequence genome, one window contains:
- the LOC127074157 gene encoding 14 kDa proline-rich protein DC2.15: MASKIAMILALNILFFTSVTSNYVPCPPPSPTGDNHHHSHPKNPTCPRDTIKLGVCADILGLINVELGKPPKTPCCSLIDGLANLEAAVCLCTALKANVLGISLNLPINLSLILDYCGKGVPKEFVCA; this comes from the coding sequence ATGGCTTCCAAGATTGCTATGATCCTTGCTCTCAACATCCTCTTTTTCACTTCTGTAACCTCCAACTATGTTCCATGTCCTCCACCATCCCCAACAGGTGACAATCACCACCACTCACATCCAAAGAACCCAACATGTCCTAGAGACACAATTAAGCTTGGCGTGTGTGCTGATATATTAGGTTTGATTAATGTTGAACTTGGTAAACCACCAAAGACACCATGCTGTTCTCTCATTGATGGTCTTGCTAATCTTGAAGCTGCTGTCTGTCTCTGCACTGCTCTTAAGGCTAATGTTCTAGGGATTAGCCTTAATCTTCCCATTAATTTGAGTTTGATACTTGATTACTGTGGAAAAGGAGTTCCAAAGGAGTTCGTTTGCGCTTAA